In the genome of Hymenobacter sp. DG25B, one region contains:
- a CDS encoding toxin-antitoxin system YwqK family antitoxin, whose protein sequence is MIKHYALYALFFLFCLPALAQRPKPAAVSLPPADTVYFDRDWERTETLEEVAYARIAHHDAAGKAIGTVRNYYYPSWKKQWEGKLASEGPDKPTGICCGWHQNGQPSFRGTYVNGQQQADYKSWREDGREIKCRSVMQDALPLSNATIHCSNCMHTSRKVFTVDIPDGTVGIVYKLDVRDEGQPPVSWSTALAVAAVVGSGGTAAPALLGTAASALTRQGNNAPPTVSTKCHWYITADPAAADQFLATKGTIANAQACLRAALNTPQETRPITLPPGTRQLFVCVNNDNYTTDATATLSVTALVQACK, encoded by the coding sequence ATGATAAAACACTACGCTCTTTACGCCCTGTTCTTTCTGTTTTGCCTGCCCGCGCTGGCCCAACGGCCCAAGCCGGCGGCCGTGAGTTTGCCCCCCGCCGATACCGTGTATTTCGACCGCGACTGGGAGCGCACCGAAACCTTGGAGGAGGTAGCCTATGCCCGGATTGCCCACCACGACGCGGCGGGTAAAGCCATAGGAACCGTGCGCAACTATTATTACCCTTCGTGGAAGAAACAGTGGGAAGGCAAGCTGGCCAGCGAAGGCCCTGACAAACCCACGGGTATTTGCTGCGGCTGGCATCAAAACGGCCAGCCCAGCTTTCGCGGCACCTACGTAAACGGCCAGCAGCAGGCGGACTACAAAAGCTGGCGCGAAGACGGCCGCGAAATCAAGTGCCGCTCGGTAATGCAGGACGCGCTGCCGCTGAGCAATGCCACCATTCATTGCAGCAACTGCATGCACACCAGCCGCAAGGTGTTCACGGTGGATATTCCCGACGGCACGGTGGGCATTGTTTATAAACTTGATGTGCGCGACGAGGGGCAGCCGCCGGTGTCGTGGTCCACGGCGCTGGCCGTGGCCGCCGTGGTGGGCAGCGGCGGGACGGCCGCCCCGGCCCTGCTGGGCACCGCGGCCTCGGCCCTGACCAGGCAGGGCAATAACGCTCCGCCCACGGTCAGCACCAAGTGCCACTGGTACATCACCGCCGACCCGGCAGCTGCCGACCAGTTTCTGGCCACCAAAGGCACCATTGCGAACGCCCAGGCCTGCCTGCGCGCCGCGTTGAATACACCCCAGGAAACCCGGCCCATTACCTTGCCACCCGGCACCCGCCAACTGTTCGTGTGCGTCAACAACGACAACTACACCACCGATGCCACGGCCACGCTGAGCGTGACGGCGCTGGTGCAGGCGTGCAAATAG